One bacterium genomic region harbors:
- a CDS encoding FAD-dependent oxidoreductase yields the protein MQKKVIVIGGGFAGLTAATYLSKNNIKVTLLEASPKLGGRAYSFKDKETNTVIDNGQHIMMGCYKETLNFLSLINATDNFYFQKKLEVKFVNEGFQLSSIKSFSKFYPINLMLGLLNYKALSFIERIHLLKLFLKLPFIDPVRYSQRTILQWLEAEDQSENTRDSFWKILAVGALNTGIEKASAKIFIDILRQIFLRGNKSATIVLPKFGLSESYCNNAEEFVIKNGGELIKSEAVEKIIVANDKVVELQTLKNKYSDFDYVVSAIPAFALSRIMDEKININFPDFKYSSILNIHLWLKENKFPNGFLGLINSPMHWVFNKGSHLNIVISDADELVNKSDDELMLMVKDEMKKFFLLDQELISSYKVIKEKRATFIPTNNVINKRPAQKTPIKNLIFAGDWVDTSLPSTIESAVKSGRIAADIIMKTN from the coding sequence ATGCAAAAGAAAGTAATTGTGATCGGGGGAGGTTTTGCAGGACTTACCGCAGCAACTTATCTTTCTAAAAATAATATCAAAGTTACACTTCTTGAAGCTTCACCGAAATTAGGCGGCAGGGCTTATTCCTTTAAGGATAAAGAAACTAATACTGTAATTGATAACGGTCAGCATATCATGATGGGCTGTTACAAGGAAACGCTCAACTTCCTTTCTTTAATTAATGCAACTGATAATTTCTACTTTCAAAAAAAACTGGAAGTAAAATTTGTAAATGAAGGATTTCAACTTTCATCGATAAAAAGCTTTTCTAAATTTTATCCAATCAATTTGATGCTCGGTTTATTGAATTACAAAGCACTGAGCTTCATTGAAAGAATCCATCTGCTAAAATTATTTTTAAAACTTCCTTTTATAGATCCGGTCAGATACAGTCAAAGAACCATTCTACAATGGCTGGAAGCTGAAGATCAGTCAGAAAATACGCGGGATTCATTCTGGAAAATACTTGCAGTTGGTGCATTGAATACAGGTATCGAAAAAGCTTCAGCCAAAATTTTTATTGACATTCTCAGGCAAATATTTTTGAGAGGGAATAAATCGGCAACCATTGTTTTACCTAAGTTTGGTTTGAGTGAATCTTATTGTAATAATGCTGAGGAGTTTGTTATTAAAAACGGGGGAGAGTTAATAAAATCTGAAGCGGTTGAAAAAATAATTGTGGCTAATGATAAAGTTGTTGAATTGCAAACATTAAAAAATAAATATTCAGACTTTGATTATGTTGTCTCTGCAATCCCTGCCTTTGCTCTTTCAAGAATAATGGACGAAAAAATTAATATCAACTTCCCTGATTTTAAATATTCATCTATCCTGAATATTCATCTCTGGTTAAAAGAGAATAAGTTTCCTAATGGATTTTTGGGACTTATCAATTCACCAATGCACTGGGTTTTCAATAAAGGCTCTCACCTGAATATCGTAATCAGTGATGCAGATGAGCTTGTCAACAAATCAGATGACGAATTGATGTTGATGGTAAAAGATGAAATGAAAAAATTCTTTTTGCTCGATCAGGAACTAATATCTTCCTACAAAGTTATTAAGGAGAAACGAGCTACTTTTATTCCAACAAATAATGTAATTAATAAACGACCTGCTCAAAAGACTCCAATAAAAAATTTAATATTTGCCGGTGATTGGGTTGATACAAGCTTACCTTCGACAATAGAAAGTGCTGTAAAAAGTGGAAGAATTGCTGCAGATATTATTATGAAAACAAACTAA
- a CDS encoding M20/M25/M40 family metallo-hydrolase encodes MSERKGYSYLRELCEIGPRLSGSEKSMKAINWAYEKMKSLGFDNVWLQPVMVPHWERGDVESCKIIDSGKELSLLALGGSIATPVNGITAGVIEVKSFEELAESKAEAKGKIVFFSRALDESKINTFAGYGGAVDQRVNGAIEAAKYGAVGVIIRSITTKRDNVPHTGVMDYNDTIPKIPAAAIGYLDADFLSEELKKNPDLKINLKLSCKTFPDAQSYNVIGEIKGTELPDEIVLVGGHFDSWDVGCGAHDNGAGCIQTMEALDLIKRLGIQTKRTLRCVFFINEENGTRGAIEYAKFADTSSQVHLAVLESDRGAFTPIGFYAETDSTEIINRLQSWLPVLEKANIEWIRKGGSGVDVQKIKNAKLHLGYVPDDQRYMDYHHSANDTFDAVHPREFELGAAAIAIIAYLLSEEGIN; translated from the coding sequence TTGAGTGAACGAAAAGGTTACTCGTATCTCCGTGAGCTTTGCGAAATAGGACCAAGGTTAAGCGGTTCAGAAAAATCTATGAAAGCAATCAACTGGGCGTATGAAAAAATGAAATCTCTTGGATTTGATAATGTATGGCTTCAGCCGGTAATGGTGCCGCATTGGGAACGCGGCGATGTTGAAAGTTGTAAGATCATTGATTCCGGAAAAGAACTTTCATTACTTGCACTAGGCGGAAGTATTGCAACTCCGGTTAACGGAATAACTGCCGGAGTCATTGAAGTGAAGTCATTTGAAGAATTAGCTGAAAGTAAAGCTGAAGCTAAAGGTAAAATTGTTTTCTTTAGCCGTGCACTGGATGAATCAAAAATAAATACCTTTGCAGGTTATGGTGGCGCAGTTGATCAAAGAGTAAATGGCGCAATCGAAGCTGCAAAGTACGGAGCAGTTGGAGTCATCATCAGATCAATTACTACTAAGCGCGATAATGTTCCTCACACTGGAGTAATGGATTACAACGATACCATCCCAAAAATTCCTGCTGCTGCAATTGGTTATCTTGATGCAGATTTTTTAAGTGAAGAATTAAAGAAAAATCCTGACTTGAAAATAAATTTAAAGTTAAGCTGCAAGACTTTCCCGGATGCACAATCATACAATGTTATCGGCGAAATAAAGGGAACCGAATTACCTGATGAGATAGTTTTAGTCGGTGGACATTTTGATAGCTGGGACGTGGGATGCGGCGCTCATGATAACGGTGCAGGATGTATTCAGACAATGGAAGCGCTTGATTTGATTAAAAGACTTGGCATTCAAACAAAGCGAACTCTGCGATGTGTGTTTTTCATCAACGAGGAAAATGGCACACGCGGGGCAATTGAATACGCAAAATTTGCTGACACTTCTTCACAAGTTCACTTGGCAGTTCTTGAATCTGATCGTGGCGCGTTCACTCCAATTGGATTTTATGCTGAAACAGATTCGACTGAGATTATAAATAGATTACAGAGCTGGCTTCCTGTTTTAGAGAAAGCGAATATCGAATGGATAAGAAAAGGCGGCAGCGGAGTTGATGTTCAGAAAATAAAAAATGCAAAGCTCCATCTTGGTTACGTCCCTGATGATCAAAGGTATATGGATTATCATCATTCAGCAAATGATACTTTTGACGCTGTCCATCCAAGAGAATTTGAACTCGGAGCAGCAGCGATTGCAATTATTGCTTACTTGCTTAGTGAGGAAGGCATCAATTAG